Proteins co-encoded in one Helicobacter sp. 11S03491-1 genomic window:
- a CDS encoding type III pantothenate kinase, whose translation MILCDIGNTYIHFYDMNRIWKNNPDHIAKKELHSDVYYISVNAENEKKLLKAHKNSYNMAKIVQLNSAYNGLGVDRKAACLGVRDGVIIDAGSAITIDVMNRGIHQGGYILPGLVSYIQAYKQISPALDKQINFGINLDELPLDTQSAISFGIIKSIVLIIKDIIKDKKVYFTGGDGKFLAKFFEESIYNEMLVFNGMQISIDKELKKYKENR comes from the coding sequence ATGATACTCTGTGATATTGGCAATACCTATATTCATTTTTATGACATGAATAGAATTTGGAAAAACAATCCCGATCATATTGCCAAAAAAGAACTTCATAGTGATGTTTATTATATTAGTGTCAATGCAGAAAATGAAAAAAAACTGCTTAAAGCTCATAAAAATTCTTATAACATGGCTAAAATCGTCCAACTCAATAGTGCCTATAATGGATTAGGTGTTGATAGAAAGGCAGCGTGCCTGGGCGTTAGAGATGGAGTGATTATTGATGCAGGAAGTGCGATTACAATAGATGTTATGAATAGAGGGATCCATCAAGGCGGGTATATATTGCCGGGTTTAGTAAGTTATATACAAGCTTATAAACAGATTTCACCCGCCCTGGATAAGCAAATTAATTTCGGTATCAATCTCGATGAATTACCATTAGATACGCAATCTGCAATTAGTTTTGGCATTATTAAAAGCATAGTGCTAATTATTAAAGATATTATTAAGGATAAAAAAGTTTATTTTACCGGTGGAGATGGTAAGTTTTTAGCAAAATTTTTTGAAGAATCTATCTATAATGAGATGTTGGTTTTTAATGGTATGCAAATTTCAATTGATAAGGAGTTGAAAAAATATAAGGAGAATAGATGA
- the dut gene encoding dUTP diphosphatase has protein sequence MKIKIKKIHPHGIIPKYQSKGAAGFDLCAVEEIRLQAKKSALVKTGLSLSLEDGYELQIRPRSGLALHHGITVLNTPGTIDSDYRGEIMVILINHSESDFIVLRGDRIAQGVITKVYQADFIECDELDTTSRGSNGFGSSGIKS, from the coding sequence ATGAAGATTAAAATCAAAAAAATTCATCCTCATGGTATTATCCCAAAATATCAGAGCAAAGGTGCTGCAGGTTTTGATTTATGCGCAGTTGAAGAAATTAGACTTCAAGCAAAGAAATCAGCTCTTGTTAAGACAGGTTTGAGTCTATCACTAGAAGATGGTTATGAGCTTCAAATTAGACCTAGAAGTGGGCTGGCACTTCATCACGGCATAACCGTGCTGAATACTCCGGGCACTATTGATAGTGATTATCGAGGTGAAATTATGGTCATTTTAATCAATCATTCTGAAAGTGATTTTATCGTTTTACGAGGTGATAGGATTGCCCAAGGTGTTATTACCAAAGTCTATCAAGCTGATTTTATTGAATGCGATGAGCTTGATACGACTTCAAGAGGTTCAAATGGTTTTGGTAGCAGTGGTATTAAATCATAA
- the greA gene encoding transcription elongation factor GreA, translating into MNKEPMSQYGYQKLCTELKNLKEIERPNIIKEIDIARGHGDLKENAEYHAAKEKQLFIEARINDLSQILSNAQVIDPQTLAHNKVSFGSTVKIRNLDNDKEFIYTIVGSTESNPSCGLISFGSPIAKSLIGKIQGDEVTISLPNGENDFEILEIFYKKIEFEK; encoded by the coding sequence ATGAATAAAGAGCCTATGAGTCAATACGGATACCAAAAGCTTTGCACAGAGCTTAAAAATCTCAAAGAAATTGAGCGTCCCAATATTATTAAAGAAATTGATATTGCACGTGGGCATGGAGATTTGAAAGAAAATGCCGAGTATCATGCTGCCAAAGAAAAACAACTTTTTATTGAAGCAAGAATCAATGATTTAAGTCAAATTTTAAGCAATGCTCAAGTTATCGATCCCCAAACTCTAGCCCATAATAAAGTCAGTTTTGGTAGTACGGTAAAAATTCGCAATCTTGATAATGATAAAGAATTTATTTACACTATTGTCGGTAGCACAGAAAGCAACCCCTCTTGCGGACTCATTTCATTTGGTTCTCCTATTGCCAAAAGTCTTATAGGCAAAATACAAGGAGATGAAGTCACCATCAGCTTGCCCAATGGAGAAAATGATTTTGAAATTTTAGAGATATTTTATAAAAAAATAGAGTTTGAGAAATGA
- the lpxB gene encoding lipid-A-disaccharide synthase has product MPKLFVSALEPSSNIHLRELKKHLKNIEFIGIFEQDLGKPLYDPREFSVMGFSDVFSKLKFFYQANKKMAKLAMQADLVLLMDASSFHIPLAKNIKKLDPKKPIIYYILPQIWAWKPWRGKKIEQYCDQLGAILPFEVPFYRKKATYVGHPLLDEITYQKQSPKGEGIVFMPGSRRGEIDRIFPIFAQAAKQIQDKKKILVVPQAFKNLELKSIYGEQIHQFEISFDAHKSLYEAEFAFICSGTATLEAALIGTPFILGYKTRAIDFMIAKVFVKLHYIGLANIFYNALNGETPGRGKTQLHKELIQNDLNAHNLIEQYYRLDREKFLIESGRIKKYLKYGSAENIAKWIKLTLF; this is encoded by the coding sequence ATGCCCAAACTTTTTGTTAGCGCTCTTGAACCAAGCTCAAACATACATTTAAGAGAGCTTAAAAAACATTTAAAAAATATTGAATTTATAGGTATTTTTGAACAAGATTTGGGAAAACCTCTTTATGATCCTAGGGAATTTTCGGTAATGGGGTTTAGCGATGTTTTTTCAAAATTGAAATTTTTTTATCAAGCCAATAAAAAAATGGCGAAACTAGCCATGCAAGCCGATCTTGTTCTGCTGATGGATGCTTCTTCTTTTCATATTCCTTTGGCTAAAAATATCAAAAAATTAGATCCAAAAAAGCCTATTATCTATTATATACTCCCTCAAATTTGGGCATGGAAACCATGGAGAGGTAAAAAAATAGAACAATATTGCGATCAGCTTGGGGCTATATTGCCTTTTGAAGTTCCATTTTATAGAAAAAAAGCTACTTATGTAGGGCATCCGCTTCTTGATGAAATTACCTATCAAAAACAATCACCTAAAGGAGAGGGGATTGTTTTCATGCCCGGAAGCAGAAGAGGTGAAATTGATAGAATATTCCCTATATTTGCTCAAGCCGCAAAACAAATTCAAGATAAAAAAAAGATTCTTGTTGTCCCCCAAGCCTTTAAAAATTTGGAATTAAAATCAATTTATGGGGAACAAATCCATCAATTTGAAATTTCTTTTGATGCACACAAAAGTCTTTATGAGGCTGAATTTGCTTTTATTTGTAGCGGGACAGCAACACTGGAAGCTGCGCTCATTGGAACACCATTTATATTAGGTTATAAAACAAGAGCGATTGATTTTATGATTGCTAAAGTTTTTGTCAAACTTCATTATATCGGACTGGCAAATATATTTTATAATGCCCTAAATGGTGAAACTCCGGGGCGTGGAAAAACACAATTACACAAAGAATTAATACAAAATGATTTGAATGCCCATAATCTAATAGAACAATACTATAGGCTAGATAGAGAAAAATTTTTAATAGAATCAGGTAGAATCAAAAAATATCTCAAATATGGTAGTGCAGAAAATATTGCTAAATGGATCAAATTAACATTATTTTAA
- the mua gene encoding nickel-binding protein Mua translates to MIQNKQIFQEFIQKSSEIKESWEVARLFEEERERFAQEVLSYKNEIAQAKIALKEIRHKVIKYKNQIKTLEDTKEEKTNEINQIKQEIFKQKIKKNLSKLRSEKHQIIHEKREEILPKPLETIDIYLKDGTIAKARPVKKTFTDTLYKKYRILLKENKMLQEQILDFELENSKLKIELRDFYAEDILKANEYSKNN, encoded by the coding sequence ATGATACAAAATAAACAAATATTTCAAGAGTTTATTCAAAAAAGTTCTGAAATCAAGGAAAGTTGGGAGGTTGCAAGGCTTTTTGAAGAAGAGAGAGAAAGGTTTGCTCAAGAAGTTTTATCTTATAAGAATGAAATTGCCCAAGCAAAAATAGCTTTGAAGGAAATACGCCACAAAGTTATCAAATATAAAAATCAAATCAAAACTCTAGAAGATACAAAAGAAGAAAAAACAAATGAAATCAATCAAATAAAACAAGAGATTTTTAAGCAAAAAATTAAAAAAAATCTCTCAAAACTTCGAAGTGAAAAACATCAAATTATCCACGAAAAAAGAGAAGAGATCCTGCCCAAACCCTTAGAAACAATAGATATTTATCTCAAGGATGGAACTATTGCAAAAGCCAGACCTGTTAAAAAAACTTTTACAGATACTCTATACAAAAAATATCGCATTCTTCTGAAAGAAAATAAAATGCTCCAAGAGCAAATTTTAGATTTTGAATTAGAAAATTCAAAACTCAAAATTGAACTTAGGGATTTTTATGCTGAAGATATATTAAAAGCCAATGAATACTCAAAGAATAATTAA
- the hypA gene encoding hydrogenase/urease nickel incorporation protein HypA, protein MHEYSVVSSLIDLCEEHAGKNNATRIEKVIVGIGERSGMDKSLFISAFETFREESPVCKNAILDIIEEKIELKCKDCNYTFMPENMDYGICPKCQGKNLEIIKGREMHLLSLEMMGE, encoded by the coding sequence ATGCATGAATATTCTGTAGTTTCCTCATTAATTGATCTTTGTGAAGAACATGCCGGAAAAAACAATGCAACCCGGATTGAAAAGGTAATTGTGGGGATTGGGGAGAGAAGCGGTATGGATAAAAGTTTATTTATAAGTGCTTTTGAAACTTTTAGAGAAGAATCTCCTGTTTGTAAAAATGCTATTTTGGATATCATTGAAGAAAAGATTGAGTTAAAATGTAAGGACTGCAATTATACCTTTATGCCTGAAAATATGGACTATGGAATATGTCCAAAATGTCAAGGAAAAAACCTGGAAATTATTAAGGGACGTGAAATGCATCTACTATCTTTAGAGATGATGGGAGAGTGA
- a CDS encoding WD40 repeat domain-containing protein — protein MLKIKNKINLIGSVLDIGLSEDEYLFADHRYRIYKFSLKEFLFSFSKQVSKNARPLHQYSKAVSCSQDGYISMPKVKSSIATVYKMENNLISLVARLRWHRTDISVSKFSSDCKYLATGGEDGRVFIYTHPNHKLNTFLPRRPDYISCIAFGKHSENICYASYDLTLTFYNLKTDAKPKITKTPSVIEDMIFFDEDTRIFYVCKGGESGIFDLRTLQNQCRMNFTSWPTKIILNIDENYAYVGTREDVFYIHNLKDNTVTHTMKLSSKGVTCIKEYENLIFICFADGSIQIIDRFYKLDEFLKLLNQDDFEQAKIFAEQNNILLKTLEIYTHVKNNRWQEVIKDVTKLLLTNQIDDILNIATPYFEDPKKEAELKQYLYEKTFIQEFSAAFKNNDYAKAYEISSQHPCIKNLDEYKKMEEYFDKIYNVSQHLISQDATGNKEKVRSILAPFENIPDKKMIITTLLNNCDKYLLAEKYTKEQDFTNYFSLVVQCPFLKNSRTYKRMYLACEKMTHEVQDFMATKNYAQANEIINVLLYIEPFKEFGIKSQNYIHNIDRFLEKCKAKDYPECYKMLQLCPEMASSEEYIAIYDEIMQIFDKTKLIAQKGNTKEVYAKIQPFFSLDYWKNKVDIIMKIAYLYEIQIALESKKSNIDWKMSIEQYVLRYTKDDEIRSLCAQDEELQSILEKIPENIREQPNKSINHIQSIIFTKN, from the coding sequence GTGCTCAAGATTAAAAACAAAATCAATCTAATTGGAAGTGTGCTTGATATTGGATTAAGCGAAGACGAATATTTATTTGCTGATCATCGCTATAGAATCTATAAATTTTCTCTCAAAGAATTTCTTTTTTCATTTAGCAAGCAAGTGTCAAAAAATGCCAGACCTCTTCATCAATATTCTAAAGCTGTGAGTTGCTCTCAAGACGGATATATTTCAATGCCCAAAGTTAAAAGCTCAATAGCAACAGTGTATAAAATGGAAAATAATTTAATTTCTTTAGTTGCCAGGCTTAGGTGGCATCGAACGGATATTAGTGTTTCAAAATTTTCTTCTGATTGTAAATATCTTGCTACAGGCGGAGAAGATGGAAGAGTATTTATATATACACATCCTAATCACAAATTAAATACATTTTTGCCCAGAAGACCTGATTATATTTCTTGTATTGCTTTTGGCAAGCATTCTGAAAATATTTGCTATGCTTCTTATGATTTGACTTTGACATTTTATAATCTCAAAACAGATGCGAAACCAAAAATAACAAAAACCCCAAGTGTCATAGAAGATATGATTTTCTTTGATGAGGATACTAGAATTTTTTATGTTTGCAAGGGAGGGGAATCCGGTATTTTCGATCTGAGAACCTTGCAAAATCAATGTCGCATGAATTTTACCTCATGGCCTACAAAAATTATCTTGAATATTGATGAAAATTATGCTTATGTAGGCACAAGGGAAGATGTTTTTTATATTCATAATCTCAAAGATAATACAGTTACGCATACAATGAAGCTTTCATCAAAAGGAGTTACTTGCATTAAAGAATATGAAAATTTGATTTTTATTTGTTTTGCAGATGGCAGTATCCAAATTATTGATAGATTTTACAAACTTGATGAATTTTTAAAATTACTCAATCAAGATGATTTTGAACAAGCAAAAATATTTGCTGAGCAAAATAATATCTTGCTTAAAACTTTAGAAATTTATACTCATGTAAAAAATAATCGATGGCAAGAAGTGATTAAAGATGTTACTAAGCTTTTGCTCACAAATCAAATTGATGATATACTCAATATTGCCACTCCTTATTTTGAAGATCCCAAAAAAGAAGCCGAACTCAAACAATATCTCTATGAAAAAACTTTTATTCAAGAATTTTCAGCAGCTTTCAAGAATAATGATTATGCTAAGGCATATGAAATATCTTCTCAACACCCTTGCATTAAAAATTTAGATGAATACAAAAAGATGGAAGAATATTTTGATAAAATTTACAATGTTTCCCAACATCTGATTTCCCAAGATGCCACCGGTAATAAAGAAAAAGTAAGGAGTATTTTGGCGCCTTTTGAAAATATCCCTGATAAAAAGATGATTATTACCACACTTCTCAATAATTGCGATAAATATTTATTAGCTGAAAAATACACAAAAGAGCAAGACTTTACGAATTATTTTTCATTAGTTGTCCAATGTCCTTTTCTCAAAAATAGCAGGACATATAAAAGAATGTATCTTGCTTGTGAAAAAATGACTCATGAAGTTCAGGACTTTATGGCTACAAAAAACTATGCTCAAGCCAATGAAATAATAAATGTTTTGCTATATATCGAGCCTTTTAAAGAATTTGGAATAAAAAGCCAAAATTATATTCATAATATTGATCGCTTCTTGGAGAAATGCAAAGCAAAAGATTATCCGGAATGTTACAAAATGCTTCAATTATGCCCTGAGATGGCATCTTCAGAAGAATATATTGCTATTTACGATGAGATTATGCAAATTTTTGATAAAACCAAACTTATTGCCCAAAAAGGTAACACGAAAGAAGTTTATGCAAAAATACAGCCGTTTTTTTCGCTAGATTACTGGAAAAACAAGGTTGATATTATCATGAAAATAGCCTATTTATATGAAATACAAATAGCCTTGGAAAGTAAAAAATCTAATATTGATTGGAAAATGAGTATTGAGCAGTATGTTTTAAGATATACTAAAGATGATGAAATTAGAAGTTTGTGCGCTCAAGATGAAGAACTTCAAAGTATTCTGGAAAAAATACCCGAAAATATTCGAGAGCAACCAAATAAAAGTATTAACCATATACAAAGTATCATTTTTACAAAAAACTAA
- a CDS encoding glutamate-5-semialdehyde dehydrogenase has product MEDFYHKLKISARFLSKLSHVKRIEILSALAQNLRLHQIEILQANKKDLFQAQENKISAPMYERLMLDEDKINSMSQSILKIASQPDPLNKILDGWRTSGGLNIQKISIPIGVIGVIYESRPNVTIDIAALCLKSGNICILKGGKEARNTNFMLHKIIQDTLREHEFLIECVNMIKDISKQSMLSFIQMDQYIDLLIPRGGESLINFVTKNTTIPIIKHDKGICHLYLHEDCDFSKAIQIAINAKTSRPSVCNAIETLLIDMAIAPKILPLLEEAFKQTQTLLKGDEEVRRFIQADILNPQDLDTEYGDNILNIVVVHNFQEALAHIEKHSSRHSDSIITENYTIAQNFLDTIDSACVYVNASTRFSDGGEFGFGAEVGISTSKLHARGPMGIDSLTTYKYKIYGEGQVRL; this is encoded by the coding sequence ATGGAAGATTTTTATCATAAACTCAAAATAAGTGCAAGATTTTTATCAAAACTCTCTCATGTTAAACGTATAGAAATTTTATCTGCTTTGGCACAAAATCTAAGATTACACCAAATTGAAATTTTGCAAGCTAATAAAAAAGATTTATTCCAAGCTCAAGAGAATAAAATTTCAGCTCCTATGTATGAACGCTTAATGCTTGATGAAGATAAAATTAACTCCATGAGTCAATCAATCTTAAAGATCGCTTCCCAACCTGATCCGTTAAACAAGATTTTAGATGGTTGGAGAACATCCGGTGGTTTGAATATTCAAAAAATCAGTATCCCTATAGGGGTTATTGGTGTCATATACGAATCAAGACCTAATGTTACCATCGATATTGCTGCCCTTTGCCTTAAAAGTGGGAATATTTGCATTCTCAAAGGTGGCAAAGAAGCCCGGAATACAAATTTTATGCTCCATAAAATCATCCAAGATACATTGAGGGAACATGAATTTTTGATCGAATGTGTCAATATGATTAAAGATATTTCCAAACAATCAATGCTTTCTTTTATCCAAATGGATCAATATATTGACTTACTTATTCCCAGAGGGGGAGAATCACTTATTAATTTTGTAACAAAAAATACCACCATCCCTATTATCAAGCATGACAAAGGAATTTGCCATTTGTATCTCCATGAAGATTGTGATTTTTCAAAAGCCATCCAAATTGCTATCAATGCAAAAACTTCTCGACCTAGTGTTTGCAATGCCATTGAAACGCTCTTAATCGATATGGCGATTGCTCCAAAAATTTTACCTTTACTTGAAGAAGCCTTTAAACAAACTCAAACGCTCTTAAAGGGCGATGAAGAAGTTAGGAGGTTTATTCAAGCAGATATTTTAAATCCTCAGGATTTGGATACTGAATATGGTGATAATATTCTTAATATTGTAGTGGTTCATAACTTTCAAGAAGCTCTGGCACATATAGAGAAGCATAGCTCCAGACATTCAGATTCTATTATTACAGAAAACTATACTATTGCACAAAATTTTTTAGATACCATTGATTCAGCTTGTGTCTATGTAAATGCCTCAACACGTTTTAGTGATGGAGGAGAATTTGGCTTTGGAGCAGAAGTAGGCATTTCTACTTCAAAACTTCATGCTAGAGGACCTATGGGGATAGATTCTTTAACCACTTATAAATATAAAATTTATGGTGAGGGTCAAGTCAGATTATAA
- a CDS encoding multidrug efflux SMR transporter, translating into MKYWILLMLAVIFEAMAALSLKISTNTQNHIYTLLYGVCFAISLGMFYLASKGIPLSIGYAIWAGLGLSIVSLIGFIIFKEEINFAKIIFLFMIIIGVIGLKFISK; encoded by the coding sequence ATGAAATATTGGATATTGCTCATGTTGGCAGTTATTTTTGAAGCAATGGCAGCCTTATCATTAAAAATTTCCACAAATACCCAAAATCATATTTATACCTTGTTATACGGAGTATGTTTTGCCATTAGTTTAGGGATGTTTTATCTGGCAAGCAAAGGCATTCCTTTGAGCATAGGATATGCAATATGGGCTGGTTTGGGACTTAGTATTGTTTCTCTTATTGGATTTATTATTTTTAAAGAAGAGATTAATTTTGCAAAAATAATTTTTCTATTTATGATTATTATTGGAGTTATTGGATTGAAATTTATTTCAAAATAA
- a CDS encoding AEC family transporter has translation MLLALYGVFAFIGLGYLAKTLRMVGNKQSGILLGFLLNFALPAQIFTGIYHVELDFKLILIMLTTLGCSLVGGASMYFFSKKILKRERNTAIAMAFLATLGNTLFLGVPLVYGALGQEYSNKAILYDQICTAIPLAILTPMIMSIGGKGVFGLRAITMRLSQNPLFLALIIGLIFKFMPFSISEWIFTPIKQLGACATPVALFAIGVQISMGDIKTEWKNTFVVLFWGMIFVPAIIFAFIHLNGILITDDWRMALLESAMPPLISSAAVIMRAGLNNKIAVSSIAFGIFASAMTIPMWLRLSYL, from the coding sequence GTGTTACTGGCTTTATATGGAGTTTTTGCTTTTATTGGATTAGGTTATTTAGCCAAAACTCTGCGCATGGTTGGCAATAAACAAAGTGGTATTTTATTGGGTTTTTTGCTTAATTTTGCATTGCCCGCACAAATATTTACAGGGATTTATCATGTTGAGCTTGATTTCAAATTAATACTTATTATGCTTACAACTTTAGGTTGTTCCTTGGTTGGTGGGGCAAGTATGTATTTTTTTTCTAAAAAAATTTTAAAGAGAGAAAGAAATACTGCTATTGCGATGGCATTTTTAGCAACATTAGGAAATACTTTATTCTTGGGTGTTCCCCTAGTATATGGAGCTTTGGGTCAAGAATATTCCAATAAAGCTATCTTATATGATCAAATATGCACAGCTATTCCATTGGCAATATTGACACCCATGATTATGAGTATTGGAGGCAAGGGAGTATTTGGGTTACGGGCCATTACGATGAGGTTATCACAAAATCCTCTGTTTTTGGCTTTAATTATTGGGTTGATTTTCAAATTTATGCCTTTTTCAATTAGTGAATGGATATTTACTCCAATCAAACAACTTGGAGCTTGCGCTACCCCTGTTGCTTTGTTTGCCATAGGGGTTCAAATCAGTATGGGAGATATTAAAACGGAATGGAAGAATACTTTTGTAGTCCTTTTTTGGGGAATGATATTTGTGCCGGCAATAATCTTTGCTTTTATCCATCTTAATGGAATTTTGATTACTGATGATTGGAGAATGGCATTGTTAGAATCAGCTATGCCTCCACTCATTAGCTCTGCAGCTGTTATCATGCGTGCAGGATTAAATAACAAAATTGCTGTGAGTTCTATTGCATTTGGTATTTTTGCAAGCGCTATGACAATTCCAATGTGGCTACGGCTAAGTTATTTATAA